The following are from one region of the Etheostoma spectabile isolate EspeVRDwgs_2016 chromosome 2, UIUC_Espe_1.0, whole genome shotgun sequence genome:
- the tnpo2b gene encoding transportin-2 isoform X1 translates to MEWQPDEQGLQQVLQLLKDSQSPDTATQRAVQEKLEQLNQFPDFNNYLIFVLTSLKSEDEPTRSLSGLILKNNVKAHYQNFPPNVADFIKRECLNNIGDPSPLIRATIGILITTIASKGELQTWPELLPQLCNLLNSDDYNTCEGSFGALQKICEDSSELLDSDALNRPLNIMIPKFLQFFKHCSPKIRSHAIACVNQFIIGRAQALMDNIDTFIESLFALAGDEDSEVRKNVCRALVMLLEVRIDRLIPHMHSIIQYMLQRTQDPDENVALEACEFWLTLAEQPICKEALSGHLVQLIPILVNGMKYSEIDIILLKGDVEEDEAVPDSEQDIKPRFHKSRTVTLQHEGGEGEEGEDIDEDEDDDDDTLSDWNLRKCSAAALDVLANVFREELLPHLLPLLKGLLFHPDWVIKESGILVLGAIAEGCMQGMVPYLPELIPHLIQCLCDKKALVRSIACWTLSRYAHWVVSQPPDAHLKPLMTELLKRILDGNKRVQEAACSAFATLEEEACTELVPYLSFILDTLVFAFGKYQHKNLLILYDAIGTLADSVGHHLNQPEYIEKLMPPLIAKWNELKDEDKDLFPLLECLSSVATALQSGFLPYCEPVYQRCVTLVQKTLAQAMVSPTHMHMDFAEMYSQQPDQYEAPDKDFMIVALDLLSGLAEGLGGHVDTLVARSNIMTLLFQCMQSQDTMPEVRQSSFALLGDLTKACFPHVKPCIAEFMPILGTNLNPEFISVCNNATWAIGEICMQMGVEMQPYISMVLNQLVEIINRPNTPKTLLENTAITIGRLGYVCPQEVAPMLPQFIRPWCTSLRNIRDNEEKDSAFRGICMMIGVNPGGVVQDFIFFCDAVASWVNPKDDLRDMFYKILHGFKEQVGEENWQQFSEQFPPLLKERLAACYGV, encoded by the exons ATGGAGTGGCAGCCAGATGAACAGGGTCTGCAGCAAGTGCTTCAGCTACTCAAGGACTCCCAGTCCCCAGACACAGCAACACAGAGAGCTGTGCAAGAA AAACTGGAGCAACTTAATCAGTTTCCAGATTTCAACAACTATCTCATCTTTGTCCTCACAAGCCTCAAATCTGAGG ACGAGCCCACTCGCTCTCTGAGCGGTCTCATACTGAAGAACAATGTTAAGGCTCACTACCAGAACTTCCCTCCCAATGTGGCTGACTTCATCAAACGAGAATGCCTCAACAACATCGGAGATCCTTCACCGCTTATTAGAGCTACGATTG GCATCCTGATCACGACCATTGCCTCTAAAGGAGAGTTGCAGACCTGGCCAGAACTGTTGCCTCAGCTTTGTAATCTGCTCAACTCGGACGACTATAACACCTGCGAG GGTTCTTTTGGAGCATTGCAGAAGATCTGCGAGGATTCATCCGAGTTGTTGGATAGCGATGCTCTGAACAGACCTCTTAACATCATGATCCCCAAATTCCTACAGTTTTTTAAGCACTGCAGCCCCAAGATCAG GTCACATGCTATAGCGTGTGTAAACCAGTTCATCATTGGTCGAGCTCAAGCTCTGATGGATAACATTGACACCTTCATTGAG AGTTTGTTTGCACTGGCCGGTGACGAGGACAGTGAGGTGCGGAAGAATGTGTGCAGGGCTCTGGTCATGCTGCTGGAAGTCCGCATTGACCGCCTCAtcccacacatgcacagcatTATCCAG TACATGCTGCAGCGGACCCAGGACCCAGATGAGAACGTGGCTCTGGAGGCCTGTGAGTTCTGGCTGACTCTGGCTGAACAGCCCATCTGCAAAGAGGCCCTGTCTGGGCACTTGGTCCA ACTGATCCCTATCCTGGTGAATGGGATGAAATACTCGGAGATTGACATTATTCTTCTGAag GGCGACGTTGAAGAGGATGAGGCAGTTCCTGATAGTGAGCAAGACATCAAACCTCGCTTCCACAAGTCCCGAACCGTAACTCTGCAGCACGAAGGAGGGGAGGGCGAGGAGGGGGAGGACATCGATGAAGACGAGGACGACGACGATGACACACTCTCTGACTGGAACCTAC GGAAGTGTTCGGCCGCGGCTCTGGACGTTCTTGCCAACGTGTTTCGTGAGGAGTTGCTTCCCCATCTCCTGCCCCTGCTCAAAGGACTGCTGTTCCACCCTGACTGGGTCATTAAGGAGTCTGGCATCCTAGTGCTGGGAGCTATTGCTGAGG GTTGCATGCAAGGCATGGTACCTTACTTGCCTGAGCTCATCCCCCACCTCATCCAGTGTTTGTGCGACAAGAAGGCCCTGGTCCGCTCCATTGCCTGCTGGACCCTCAGCCGCTACGCCCACTGGGTGGTCAGCCAGCCCCCTGACGCACACCTCAAACCCCTCATGACTGAGCTGCTCAAACGCATCCTGGATGGAAATAAGAGGGTACAGGAAGCAGCATGCAG CGCGTTTGCCACCCTGGAGGAGGAGGCGTGCACAGAGCTGGTGCCTTACCTGAGCTTCATCCTGGATACGCTGGTTTTCGCTTTTGGGAAGTACCAGCACAAGAACCTGCTCATCCTCTATGATGCTATAGGAACACTGGCGGACTCTGTGGGACACCATCTCAACCAGCCT GAGTACATAGAGAAGCTGATGCCTCCGCTGATAGCCAAGTGGAATGAGCTAAAGGACGAAGACAAAGATCTCTTCCCCCTGCTTGAGTGTCTGTCATCTGTTGCTACGGCGCTGCAGAGCGGCTTCCTCCCCTACTGCGAGCCTGTCTACCAGCGCTGTGTCACCTTGGTCCAGAAGACACTGGCTCAAGCCATGGTGAGCCCCACTCACATGCACATGGACTTTGCAGAG ATGTACAGTCAGCAGCCAGACCAGTACGAAGCACCCGACAAGGACTTCATGATCGTGGCATTAGATCTTTTAAGTGGCTTAGCTGAGGGACTGGGGGGCCACGTGGACACGCTTGTGGCCCGCAGTAACATCATGACGCTGCTTTTCCAGTGCATGCAG TCCCAGGATACGATGCCTGAAGTAAGACAGAGCTCATTTGCTCTGCTGGGTGACTTGACCAAGGCTTGCTTCCCTCATGTTAAACCGTGTATTG CTGAATTCATGCCAATCCTTGGAACAAATCTCAACCCAGAGTTCATCTCTGTCTGCAACAATGCAACTTGGGCCATAGGAGAGATCTGTATGCAGATGG GAGTGGAGATGCAGCCGTACATCTCTATGGTCCTGAACCAGCTGGTTGAGATTATTAATCGACCCAACACCCCCAAGACCCTGCTGGAGAACACCG cAATCACCATCGGGCGGCTGGGCTACGTGTGTCCTCAGGAGGTCGCGCCCATGCTGCCGCAGTTTATCCGGCCCTG GTGTACGTCTCTGCGGAACATCAGAGACAACGAGGAAAAAGACTCTGCCTTCCGTGGGATTTGCATGATGATTGGTGTGAACCCTGGAGGCGTGGTGCAG GACTTCATCTTCTTCTGTGACGCAGTGGCCTCCTGGGTGAATCCTAAGGACGATTTGAGAGACATGTTCTATAAG ATCTTGCACGGTTTTAAGGAACAGGTTGGGGAGGAGAACTGGCAGCAGTTCTCAGAGCAGTTCCCCCCACTGCTGAAGGAGAGACTGGCAGCCTGCTATGGCGTTTAG
- the tnpo2b gene encoding transportin-2 isoform X3, producing the protein MEWQPDEQGLQQVLQLLKDSQSPDTATQRAVQEKLEQLNQFPDFNNYLIFVLTSLKSEDEPTRSLSGLILKNNVKAHYQNFPPNVADFIKRECLNNIGDPSPLIRATIGILITTIASKGELQTWPELLPQLCNLLNSDDYNTCEGSFGALQKICEDSSELLDSDALNRPLNIMIPKFLQFFKHCSPKIRSHAIACVNQFIIGRAQALMDNIDTFIESLFALAGDEDSEVRKNVCRALVMLLEVRIDRLIPHMHSIIQYMLQRTQDPDENVALEACEFWLTLAEQPICKEALSGHLVQLIPILVNGMKYSEIDIILLKGDVEEDEAVPDSEQDIKPRFHKSRTVTLQHEGGEGEEGEDIDEDEDDDDDTLSDWNLRKCSAAALDVLANVFREELLPHLLPLLKGLLFHPDWVIKESGILVLGAIAEGCMQGMVPYLPELIPHLIQCLCDKKALVRSIACWTLSRYAHWVVSQPPDAHLKPLMTELLKRILDGNKRVQEAACSAFATLEEEACTELVPYLSFILDTLVFAFGKYQHKNLLILYDAIGTLADSVGHHLNQPEYIEKLMPPLIAKWNELKDEDKDLFPLLECLSSVATALQSGFLPYCEPVYQRCVTLVQKTLAQAMMYSQQPDQYEAPDKDFMIVALDLLSGLAEGLGGHVDTLVARSNIMTLLFQCMQSQDTMPEVRQSSFALLGDLTKACFPHVKPCIAEFMPILGTNLNPEFISVCNNATWAIGEICMQMGVEMQPYISMVLNQLVEIINRPNTPKTLLENTAITIGRLGYVCPQEVAPMLPQFIRPWCTSLRNIRDNEEKDSAFRGICMMIGVNPGGVVQDFIFFCDAVASWVNPKDDLRDMFYKILHGFKEQVGEENWQQFSEQFPPLLKERLAACYGV; encoded by the exons ATGGAGTGGCAGCCAGATGAACAGGGTCTGCAGCAAGTGCTTCAGCTACTCAAGGACTCCCAGTCCCCAGACACAGCAACACAGAGAGCTGTGCAAGAA AAACTGGAGCAACTTAATCAGTTTCCAGATTTCAACAACTATCTCATCTTTGTCCTCACAAGCCTCAAATCTGAGG ACGAGCCCACTCGCTCTCTGAGCGGTCTCATACTGAAGAACAATGTTAAGGCTCACTACCAGAACTTCCCTCCCAATGTGGCTGACTTCATCAAACGAGAATGCCTCAACAACATCGGAGATCCTTCACCGCTTATTAGAGCTACGATTG GCATCCTGATCACGACCATTGCCTCTAAAGGAGAGTTGCAGACCTGGCCAGAACTGTTGCCTCAGCTTTGTAATCTGCTCAACTCGGACGACTATAACACCTGCGAG GGTTCTTTTGGAGCATTGCAGAAGATCTGCGAGGATTCATCCGAGTTGTTGGATAGCGATGCTCTGAACAGACCTCTTAACATCATGATCCCCAAATTCCTACAGTTTTTTAAGCACTGCAGCCCCAAGATCAG GTCACATGCTATAGCGTGTGTAAACCAGTTCATCATTGGTCGAGCTCAAGCTCTGATGGATAACATTGACACCTTCATTGAG AGTTTGTTTGCACTGGCCGGTGACGAGGACAGTGAGGTGCGGAAGAATGTGTGCAGGGCTCTGGTCATGCTGCTGGAAGTCCGCATTGACCGCCTCAtcccacacatgcacagcatTATCCAG TACATGCTGCAGCGGACCCAGGACCCAGATGAGAACGTGGCTCTGGAGGCCTGTGAGTTCTGGCTGACTCTGGCTGAACAGCCCATCTGCAAAGAGGCCCTGTCTGGGCACTTGGTCCA ACTGATCCCTATCCTGGTGAATGGGATGAAATACTCGGAGATTGACATTATTCTTCTGAag GGCGACGTTGAAGAGGATGAGGCAGTTCCTGATAGTGAGCAAGACATCAAACCTCGCTTCCACAAGTCCCGAACCGTAACTCTGCAGCACGAAGGAGGGGAGGGCGAGGAGGGGGAGGACATCGATGAAGACGAGGACGACGACGATGACACACTCTCTGACTGGAACCTAC GGAAGTGTTCGGCCGCGGCTCTGGACGTTCTTGCCAACGTGTTTCGTGAGGAGTTGCTTCCCCATCTCCTGCCCCTGCTCAAAGGACTGCTGTTCCACCCTGACTGGGTCATTAAGGAGTCTGGCATCCTAGTGCTGGGAGCTATTGCTGAGG GTTGCATGCAAGGCATGGTACCTTACTTGCCTGAGCTCATCCCCCACCTCATCCAGTGTTTGTGCGACAAGAAGGCCCTGGTCCGCTCCATTGCCTGCTGGACCCTCAGCCGCTACGCCCACTGGGTGGTCAGCCAGCCCCCTGACGCACACCTCAAACCCCTCATGACTGAGCTGCTCAAACGCATCCTGGATGGAAATAAGAGGGTACAGGAAGCAGCATGCAG CGCGTTTGCCACCCTGGAGGAGGAGGCGTGCACAGAGCTGGTGCCTTACCTGAGCTTCATCCTGGATACGCTGGTTTTCGCTTTTGGGAAGTACCAGCACAAGAACCTGCTCATCCTCTATGATGCTATAGGAACACTGGCGGACTCTGTGGGACACCATCTCAACCAGCCT GAGTACATAGAGAAGCTGATGCCTCCGCTGATAGCCAAGTGGAATGAGCTAAAGGACGAAGACAAAGATCTCTTCCCCCTGCTTGAGTGTCTGTCATCTGTTGCTACGGCGCTGCAGAGCGGCTTCCTCCCCTACTGCGAGCCTGTCTACCAGCGCTGTGTCACCTTGGTCCAGAAGACACTGGCTCAAGCCATG ATGTACAGTCAGCAGCCAGACCAGTACGAAGCACCCGACAAGGACTTCATGATCGTGGCATTAGATCTTTTAAGTGGCTTAGCTGAGGGACTGGGGGGCCACGTGGACACGCTTGTGGCCCGCAGTAACATCATGACGCTGCTTTTCCAGTGCATGCAG TCCCAGGATACGATGCCTGAAGTAAGACAGAGCTCATTTGCTCTGCTGGGTGACTTGACCAAGGCTTGCTTCCCTCATGTTAAACCGTGTATTG CTGAATTCATGCCAATCCTTGGAACAAATCTCAACCCAGAGTTCATCTCTGTCTGCAACAATGCAACTTGGGCCATAGGAGAGATCTGTATGCAGATGG GAGTGGAGATGCAGCCGTACATCTCTATGGTCCTGAACCAGCTGGTTGAGATTATTAATCGACCCAACACCCCCAAGACCCTGCTGGAGAACACCG cAATCACCATCGGGCGGCTGGGCTACGTGTGTCCTCAGGAGGTCGCGCCCATGCTGCCGCAGTTTATCCGGCCCTG GTGTACGTCTCTGCGGAACATCAGAGACAACGAGGAAAAAGACTCTGCCTTCCGTGGGATTTGCATGATGATTGGTGTGAACCCTGGAGGCGTGGTGCAG GACTTCATCTTCTTCTGTGACGCAGTGGCCTCCTGGGTGAATCCTAAGGACGATTTGAGAGACATGTTCTATAAG ATCTTGCACGGTTTTAAGGAACAGGTTGGGGAGGAGAACTGGCAGCAGTTCTCAGAGCAGTTCCCCCCACTGCTGAAGGAGAGACTGGCAGCCTGCTATGGCGTTTAG
- the tnpo2b gene encoding transportin-2 isoform X2: MEWQPDEQGLQQVLQLLKDSQSPDTATQRAVQEKLEQLNQFPDFNNYLIFVLTSLKSEDEPTRSLSGLILKNNVKAHYQNFPPNVADFIKRECLNNIGDPSPLIRATIGILITTIASKGELQTWPELLPQLCNLLNSDDYNTCEGSFGALQKICEDSSELLDSDALNRPLNIMIPKFLQFFKHCSPKIRSHAIACVNQFIIGRAQALMDNIDTFIESLFALAGDEDSEVRKNVCRALVMLLEVRIDRLIPHMHSIIQYMLQRTQDPDENVALEACEFWLTLAEQPICKEALSGHLVQLIPILVNGMKYSEIDIILLKGDVEEDEAVPDSEQDIKPRFHKSRTVTLQHEGGEGEEGEDIDEDEDDDDDTLSDWNLRKCSAAALDVLANVFREELLPHLLPLLKGLLFHPDWVIKESGILVLGAIAEGCMQGMVPYLPELIPHLIQCLCDKKALVRSIACWTLSRYAHWVVSQPPDAHLKPLMTELLKRILDGNKRVQEAACSAFATLEEEACTELVPYLSFILDTLVFAFGKYQHKNLLILYDAIGTLADSVGHHLNQPEYIEKLMPPLIAKWNELKDEDKDLFPLLECLSSVATALQSGFLPYCEPVYQRCVTLVQKTLAQAMVSPTHMHMDFAEMYSQQPDQYEAPDKDFMIVALDLLSGLAEGLGGHVDTLVARSNIMTLLFQCMQDTMPEVRQSSFALLGDLTKACFPHVKPCIAEFMPILGTNLNPEFISVCNNATWAIGEICMQMGVEMQPYISMVLNQLVEIINRPNTPKTLLENTAITIGRLGYVCPQEVAPMLPQFIRPWCTSLRNIRDNEEKDSAFRGICMMIGVNPGGVVQDFIFFCDAVASWVNPKDDLRDMFYKILHGFKEQVGEENWQQFSEQFPPLLKERLAACYGV; encoded by the exons ATGGAGTGGCAGCCAGATGAACAGGGTCTGCAGCAAGTGCTTCAGCTACTCAAGGACTCCCAGTCCCCAGACACAGCAACACAGAGAGCTGTGCAAGAA AAACTGGAGCAACTTAATCAGTTTCCAGATTTCAACAACTATCTCATCTTTGTCCTCACAAGCCTCAAATCTGAGG ACGAGCCCACTCGCTCTCTGAGCGGTCTCATACTGAAGAACAATGTTAAGGCTCACTACCAGAACTTCCCTCCCAATGTGGCTGACTTCATCAAACGAGAATGCCTCAACAACATCGGAGATCCTTCACCGCTTATTAGAGCTACGATTG GCATCCTGATCACGACCATTGCCTCTAAAGGAGAGTTGCAGACCTGGCCAGAACTGTTGCCTCAGCTTTGTAATCTGCTCAACTCGGACGACTATAACACCTGCGAG GGTTCTTTTGGAGCATTGCAGAAGATCTGCGAGGATTCATCCGAGTTGTTGGATAGCGATGCTCTGAACAGACCTCTTAACATCATGATCCCCAAATTCCTACAGTTTTTTAAGCACTGCAGCCCCAAGATCAG GTCACATGCTATAGCGTGTGTAAACCAGTTCATCATTGGTCGAGCTCAAGCTCTGATGGATAACATTGACACCTTCATTGAG AGTTTGTTTGCACTGGCCGGTGACGAGGACAGTGAGGTGCGGAAGAATGTGTGCAGGGCTCTGGTCATGCTGCTGGAAGTCCGCATTGACCGCCTCAtcccacacatgcacagcatTATCCAG TACATGCTGCAGCGGACCCAGGACCCAGATGAGAACGTGGCTCTGGAGGCCTGTGAGTTCTGGCTGACTCTGGCTGAACAGCCCATCTGCAAAGAGGCCCTGTCTGGGCACTTGGTCCA ACTGATCCCTATCCTGGTGAATGGGATGAAATACTCGGAGATTGACATTATTCTTCTGAag GGCGACGTTGAAGAGGATGAGGCAGTTCCTGATAGTGAGCAAGACATCAAACCTCGCTTCCACAAGTCCCGAACCGTAACTCTGCAGCACGAAGGAGGGGAGGGCGAGGAGGGGGAGGACATCGATGAAGACGAGGACGACGACGATGACACACTCTCTGACTGGAACCTAC GGAAGTGTTCGGCCGCGGCTCTGGACGTTCTTGCCAACGTGTTTCGTGAGGAGTTGCTTCCCCATCTCCTGCCCCTGCTCAAAGGACTGCTGTTCCACCCTGACTGGGTCATTAAGGAGTCTGGCATCCTAGTGCTGGGAGCTATTGCTGAGG GTTGCATGCAAGGCATGGTACCTTACTTGCCTGAGCTCATCCCCCACCTCATCCAGTGTTTGTGCGACAAGAAGGCCCTGGTCCGCTCCATTGCCTGCTGGACCCTCAGCCGCTACGCCCACTGGGTGGTCAGCCAGCCCCCTGACGCACACCTCAAACCCCTCATGACTGAGCTGCTCAAACGCATCCTGGATGGAAATAAGAGGGTACAGGAAGCAGCATGCAG CGCGTTTGCCACCCTGGAGGAGGAGGCGTGCACAGAGCTGGTGCCTTACCTGAGCTTCATCCTGGATACGCTGGTTTTCGCTTTTGGGAAGTACCAGCACAAGAACCTGCTCATCCTCTATGATGCTATAGGAACACTGGCGGACTCTGTGGGACACCATCTCAACCAGCCT GAGTACATAGAGAAGCTGATGCCTCCGCTGATAGCCAAGTGGAATGAGCTAAAGGACGAAGACAAAGATCTCTTCCCCCTGCTTGAGTGTCTGTCATCTGTTGCTACGGCGCTGCAGAGCGGCTTCCTCCCCTACTGCGAGCCTGTCTACCAGCGCTGTGTCACCTTGGTCCAGAAGACACTGGCTCAAGCCATGGTGAGCCCCACTCACATGCACATGGACTTTGCAGAG ATGTACAGTCAGCAGCCAGACCAGTACGAAGCACCCGACAAGGACTTCATGATCGTGGCATTAGATCTTTTAAGTGGCTTAGCTGAGGGACTGGGGGGCCACGTGGACACGCTTGTGGCCCGCAGTAACATCATGACGCTGCTTTTCCAGTGCATGCAG GATACGATGCCTGAAGTAAGACAGAGCTCATTTGCTCTGCTGGGTGACTTGACCAAGGCTTGCTTCCCTCATGTTAAACCGTGTATTG CTGAATTCATGCCAATCCTTGGAACAAATCTCAACCCAGAGTTCATCTCTGTCTGCAACAATGCAACTTGGGCCATAGGAGAGATCTGTATGCAGATGG GAGTGGAGATGCAGCCGTACATCTCTATGGTCCTGAACCAGCTGGTTGAGATTATTAATCGACCCAACACCCCCAAGACCCTGCTGGAGAACACCG cAATCACCATCGGGCGGCTGGGCTACGTGTGTCCTCAGGAGGTCGCGCCCATGCTGCCGCAGTTTATCCGGCCCTG GTGTACGTCTCTGCGGAACATCAGAGACAACGAGGAAAAAGACTCTGCCTTCCGTGGGATTTGCATGATGATTGGTGTGAACCCTGGAGGCGTGGTGCAG GACTTCATCTTCTTCTGTGACGCAGTGGCCTCCTGGGTGAATCCTAAGGACGATTTGAGAGACATGTTCTATAAG ATCTTGCACGGTTTTAAGGAACAGGTTGGGGAGGAGAACTGGCAGCAGTTCTCAGAGCAGTTCCCCCCACTGCTGAAGGAGAGACTGGCAGCCTGCTATGGCGTTTAG
- the tnpo2b gene encoding transportin-2 isoform X4 has product MEWQPDEQGLQQVLQLLKDSQSPDTATQRAVQEKLEQLNQFPDFNNYLIFVLTSLKSEDEPTRSLSGLILKNNVKAHYQNFPPNVADFIKRECLNNIGDPSPLIRATIGILITTIASKGELQTWPELLPQLCNLLNSDDYNTCEGSFGALQKICEDSSELLDSDALNRPLNIMIPKFLQFFKHCSPKIRSHAIACVNQFIIGRAQALMDNIDTFIESLFALAGDEDSEVRKNVCRALVMLLEVRIDRLIPHMHSIIQYMLQRTQDPDENVALEACEFWLTLAEQPICKEALSGHLVQLIPILVNGMKYSEIDIILLKGDVEEDEAVPDSEQDIKPRFHKSRTVTLQHEGGEGEEGEDIDEDEDDDDDTLSDWNLRKCSAAALDVLANVFREELLPHLLPLLKGLLFHPDWVIKESGILVLGAIAEGCMQGMVPYLPELIPHLIQCLCDKKALVRSIACWTLSRYAHWVVSQPPDAHLKPLMTELLKRILDGNKRVQEAACSAFATLEEEACTELVPYLSFILDTLVFAFGKYQHKNLLILYDAIGTLADSVGHHLNQPEYIEKLMPPLIAKWNELKDEDKDLFPLLECLSSVATALQSGFLPYCEPVYQRCVTLVQKTLAQAMMYSQQPDQYEAPDKDFMIVALDLLSGLAEGLGGHVDTLVARSNIMTLLFQCMQDTMPEVRQSSFALLGDLTKACFPHVKPCIAEFMPILGTNLNPEFISVCNNATWAIGEICMQMGVEMQPYISMVLNQLVEIINRPNTPKTLLENTAITIGRLGYVCPQEVAPMLPQFIRPWCTSLRNIRDNEEKDSAFRGICMMIGVNPGGVVQDFIFFCDAVASWVNPKDDLRDMFYKILHGFKEQVGEENWQQFSEQFPPLLKERLAACYGV; this is encoded by the exons ATGGAGTGGCAGCCAGATGAACAGGGTCTGCAGCAAGTGCTTCAGCTACTCAAGGACTCCCAGTCCCCAGACACAGCAACACAGAGAGCTGTGCAAGAA AAACTGGAGCAACTTAATCAGTTTCCAGATTTCAACAACTATCTCATCTTTGTCCTCACAAGCCTCAAATCTGAGG ACGAGCCCACTCGCTCTCTGAGCGGTCTCATACTGAAGAACAATGTTAAGGCTCACTACCAGAACTTCCCTCCCAATGTGGCTGACTTCATCAAACGAGAATGCCTCAACAACATCGGAGATCCTTCACCGCTTATTAGAGCTACGATTG GCATCCTGATCACGACCATTGCCTCTAAAGGAGAGTTGCAGACCTGGCCAGAACTGTTGCCTCAGCTTTGTAATCTGCTCAACTCGGACGACTATAACACCTGCGAG GGTTCTTTTGGAGCATTGCAGAAGATCTGCGAGGATTCATCCGAGTTGTTGGATAGCGATGCTCTGAACAGACCTCTTAACATCATGATCCCCAAATTCCTACAGTTTTTTAAGCACTGCAGCCCCAAGATCAG GTCACATGCTATAGCGTGTGTAAACCAGTTCATCATTGGTCGAGCTCAAGCTCTGATGGATAACATTGACACCTTCATTGAG AGTTTGTTTGCACTGGCCGGTGACGAGGACAGTGAGGTGCGGAAGAATGTGTGCAGGGCTCTGGTCATGCTGCTGGAAGTCCGCATTGACCGCCTCAtcccacacatgcacagcatTATCCAG TACATGCTGCAGCGGACCCAGGACCCAGATGAGAACGTGGCTCTGGAGGCCTGTGAGTTCTGGCTGACTCTGGCTGAACAGCCCATCTGCAAAGAGGCCCTGTCTGGGCACTTGGTCCA ACTGATCCCTATCCTGGTGAATGGGATGAAATACTCGGAGATTGACATTATTCTTCTGAag GGCGACGTTGAAGAGGATGAGGCAGTTCCTGATAGTGAGCAAGACATCAAACCTCGCTTCCACAAGTCCCGAACCGTAACTCTGCAGCACGAAGGAGGGGAGGGCGAGGAGGGGGAGGACATCGATGAAGACGAGGACGACGACGATGACACACTCTCTGACTGGAACCTAC GGAAGTGTTCGGCCGCGGCTCTGGACGTTCTTGCCAACGTGTTTCGTGAGGAGTTGCTTCCCCATCTCCTGCCCCTGCTCAAAGGACTGCTGTTCCACCCTGACTGGGTCATTAAGGAGTCTGGCATCCTAGTGCTGGGAGCTATTGCTGAGG GTTGCATGCAAGGCATGGTACCTTACTTGCCTGAGCTCATCCCCCACCTCATCCAGTGTTTGTGCGACAAGAAGGCCCTGGTCCGCTCCATTGCCTGCTGGACCCTCAGCCGCTACGCCCACTGGGTGGTCAGCCAGCCCCCTGACGCACACCTCAAACCCCTCATGACTGAGCTGCTCAAACGCATCCTGGATGGAAATAAGAGGGTACAGGAAGCAGCATGCAG CGCGTTTGCCACCCTGGAGGAGGAGGCGTGCACAGAGCTGGTGCCTTACCTGAGCTTCATCCTGGATACGCTGGTTTTCGCTTTTGGGAAGTACCAGCACAAGAACCTGCTCATCCTCTATGATGCTATAGGAACACTGGCGGACTCTGTGGGACACCATCTCAACCAGCCT GAGTACATAGAGAAGCTGATGCCTCCGCTGATAGCCAAGTGGAATGAGCTAAAGGACGAAGACAAAGATCTCTTCCCCCTGCTTGAGTGTCTGTCATCTGTTGCTACGGCGCTGCAGAGCGGCTTCCTCCCCTACTGCGAGCCTGTCTACCAGCGCTGTGTCACCTTGGTCCAGAAGACACTGGCTCAAGCCATG ATGTACAGTCAGCAGCCAGACCAGTACGAAGCACCCGACAAGGACTTCATGATCGTGGCATTAGATCTTTTAAGTGGCTTAGCTGAGGGACTGGGGGGCCACGTGGACACGCTTGTGGCCCGCAGTAACATCATGACGCTGCTTTTCCAGTGCATGCAG GATACGATGCCTGAAGTAAGACAGAGCTCATTTGCTCTGCTGGGTGACTTGACCAAGGCTTGCTTCCCTCATGTTAAACCGTGTATTG CTGAATTCATGCCAATCCTTGGAACAAATCTCAACCCAGAGTTCATCTCTGTCTGCAACAATGCAACTTGGGCCATAGGAGAGATCTGTATGCAGATGG GAGTGGAGATGCAGCCGTACATCTCTATGGTCCTGAACCAGCTGGTTGAGATTATTAATCGACCCAACACCCCCAAGACCCTGCTGGAGAACACCG cAATCACCATCGGGCGGCTGGGCTACGTGTGTCCTCAGGAGGTCGCGCCCATGCTGCCGCAGTTTATCCGGCCCTG GTGTACGTCTCTGCGGAACATCAGAGACAACGAGGAAAAAGACTCTGCCTTCCGTGGGATTTGCATGATGATTGGTGTGAACCCTGGAGGCGTGGTGCAG GACTTCATCTTCTTCTGTGACGCAGTGGCCTCCTGGGTGAATCCTAAGGACGATTTGAGAGACATGTTCTATAAG ATCTTGCACGGTTTTAAGGAACAGGTTGGGGAGGAGAACTGGCAGCAGTTCTCAGAGCAGTTCCCCCCACTGCTGAAGGAGAGACTGGCAGCCTGCTATGGCGTTTAG